The Eubacteriaceae bacterium Marseille-Q4139 genome has a window encoding:
- the cas2 gene encoding CRISPR-associated endonuclease Cas2, translating to MMVLISYDVSTVSPAGKTRLRKVAKECQNHAQRVQNSVFEADLDYSAFLRLKDRLLKLIDMEQDSLRFYYLGNNWEKKVEHVGAKKTYNPEGVIII from the coding sequence ATGATGGTTTTAATCAGCTATGATGTCAGCACGGTCAGTCCGGCCGGGAAGACGAGGTTAAGAAAAGTGGCGAAGGAATGCCAGAACCATGCACAGCGGGTTCAAAATTCTGTATTTGAGGCAGACCTGGACTATTCCGCATTTTTGCGGCTGAAGGACAGGCTGCTGAAACTGATTGACATGGAACAGGACAGCCTTCGGTTTTACTATCTTGGTAATAACTGGGAGAAGAAGGTTGAGCACGTAGGTGCAAAAAAGACGTATAATCCGGAGGGGGTTATTATTATTTGA
- the cas1c gene encoding type I-C CRISPR-associated endonuclease Cas1: MRKLLNTVYVTNELAYLTLDGENLVCKIDGEIKLRIPFENIENIVCFNYIGCSPALMGKCVGKTIPINFISPQGRFLAKVCGETKGNVFLRVAQIDKFRQHGLVLAQNTMAAKFSNTRQLIRRTLHDNAGLREDEEIQKVLEALSTGIDQVYEAQSVEEVIGIEGYCAQQYFSIFDRLITNKNVPFSFQLRTKRPPLDPINAALSFVYTLATSEYAAALETVGLDSYIGYCHSLRSGRVSLACDLVEEARCLVERFVLTLLNLQILGEKDFEEQVSGAVWLNEEGRKKVLARWQERKRSEMMHPYLKQKIPMGLLPYVQSNLLAKYVRGDVDTYPSFLLK, from the coding sequence ATGAGAAAGCTTTTGAATACGGTTTACGTGACGAATGAATTGGCATATCTGACCCTTGATGGGGAGAATCTCGTCTGCAAAATTGACGGGGAAATCAAGCTGCGCATTCCTTTTGAGAACATTGAAAACATCGTATGCTTTAACTATATCGGCTGTTCTCCTGCTTTGATGGGAAAATGCGTGGGAAAGACCATTCCTATCAATTTTATCTCGCCCCAGGGCAGATTTCTGGCAAAGGTGTGCGGAGAGACAAAGGGGAATGTTTTCCTGCGGGTGGCGCAGATCGATAAATTCCGTCAGCACGGCCTTGTGCTTGCCCAGAATACGATGGCGGCGAAATTCAGCAACACGCGTCAGCTGATCCGGCGGACGCTTCATGACAATGCAGGTTTGAGGGAGGACGAGGAGATTCAGAAGGTGCTGGAAGCTCTGAGTACGGGAATTGATCAGGTGTATGAAGCGCAGAGTGTAGAAGAAGTGATCGGTATTGAAGGATACTGTGCACAACAGTATTTTTCTATATTTGACAGGCTGATTACCAATAAAAATGTGCCCTTTTCTTTTCAGCTGCGTACAAAAAGACCGCCTCTTGATCCGATCAATGCGGCACTGTCTTTTGTTTACACGCTGGCAACCAGTGAATATGCGGCGGCGCTGGAGACCGTTGGATTGGACAGCTATATTGGATACTGCCATTCCCTGAGAAGCGGAAGAGTATCACTGGCCTGTGATCTGGTTGAGGAAGCGAGGTGCCTGGTAGAGCGGTTTGTTTTAACGCTTTTGAATCTCCAGATATTAGGCGAGAAGGATTTTGAAGAGCAGGTGTCCGGTGCCGTGTGGCTGAATGAGGAAGGCCGGAAAAAGGTGCTTGCCCGCTGGCAGGAGAGAAAACGGTCGGAGATGATGCATCCGTATTTGAAACAGAAGATACCGATGGGGCTGCTTCCCTATGTTCAAAGCAATCTTTTGGCCAAATATGTGCGCGGAGATGTGGATACCTACCCTTCCTTTCTCTTAAAGTAG
- the cas4 gene encoding CRISPR-associated protein Cas4, which yields MSFAEITIRSIQHYLYCPHRWGLLEIDKAWAENYFVTKANLMHERVHDPERSYTARGRKVFTSVPVYHDLEPYHLYGVTDCLELTESSRGVPVHGSQEKYQICIVEYKPTKPKELPYREDDVMQVFAQKICVDYVFGGDCDGVLFYGDVKKRIALPFRENFQEYDEKLRRILGEMRECLKNGRIPPVRKGQNCNGCSMKDLCMPAAKPVKSVRDEIKKIERAAQ from the coding sequence ATGAGCTTTGCGGAAATAACCATCCGCTCAATCCAGCATTATCTGTATTGCCCCCATCGCTGGGGGCTTTTGGAGATTGATAAGGCATGGGCAGAAAATTATTTCGTGACAAAGGCCAATCTGATGCACGAACGGGTGCATGATCCGGAAAGAAGTTATACGGCCAGAGGCAGGAAAGTATTTACATCCGTGCCGGTATATCATGATCTGGAACCATATCATCTGTATGGAGTGACAGACTGCCTGGAACTGACGGAAAGCAGCAGAGGTGTGCCGGTTCATGGAAGTCAGGAAAAATATCAGATATGCATTGTTGAATACAAGCCCACAAAGCCGAAGGAATTGCCTTACAGGGAAGATGACGTGATGCAGGTGTTTGCACAGAAAATCTGTGTCGATTATGTATTTGGCGGAGATTGTGACGGCGTTCTGTTCTACGGTGATGTGAAAAAGCGCATTGCGCTGCCGTTCAGAGAAAATTTTCAGGAATATGATGAAAAGCTGCGCCGTATTTTGGGGGAGATGCGGGAGTGCCTGAAAAATGGACGGATTCCGCCGGTGAGAAAGGGGCAGAACTGTAATGGCTGCTCCATGAAGGATTTATGTATGCCCGCCGCGAAGCCGGTGAAAAGCGTTCGGGATGAGATCAAAAAAATAGAAAGGGCAGCGCAATGA
- the cas7c gene encoding type I-C CRISPR-associated protein Cas7/Csd2 codes for MALSNRYDFVMLFDVENGNPNGDPDAGNAPRVDAESGYGYITDVCLKRKIRNCVELFMEGQPGYNILIKPDKALNAKFAEAYEELGLKVKNKGKDPDDVKKARDFMCRNYFDVRAFGAVMSTGDDPCGIVRGPVQINFARSISPVNVQDVTITRQARTTADRKESGDTEMGRKSVIPYALYRAEGYVSAALANKSTDLSEADLEVLWSAIINMFEHDHSAARGKMCMRRLYVFQHDTVLGNSPSHVLFDKISVKEKENILPRSFEDYEVAVDEHMPAGVKLIQKL; via the coding sequence ATGGCACTTTCAAACCGATACGATTTTGTAATGCTTTTTGACGTGGAAAACGGAAATCCCAACGGAGACCCGGATGCAGGGAATGCGCCCAGGGTGGATGCTGAGTCAGGATATGGGTATATTACCGATGTTTGCCTGAAACGGAAAATACGGAATTGCGTGGAGCTTTTTATGGAGGGGCAGCCAGGTTATAATATACTGATTAAGCCGGATAAGGCGCTGAATGCAAAGTTTGCGGAGGCGTATGAGGAGTTGGGGCTTAAGGTTAAGAACAAGGGGAAAGATCCTGACGATGTGAAAAAGGCGCGCGATTTTATGTGCAGGAATTATTTCGATGTGAGAGCATTTGGGGCGGTGATGTCCACGGGCGATGATCCCTGCGGAATTGTCCGCGGCCCGGTGCAGATCAACTTTGCCCGCAGCATTTCCCCGGTCAATGTACAGGATGTCACGATTACCCGGCAGGCCAGAACTACGGCGGATCGGAAGGAATCCGGCGATACGGAGATGGGAAGAAAAAGCGTGATTCCGTATGCGCTTTACCGGGCCGAGGGGTACGTTTCGGCTGCGCTTGCCAACAAATCTACGGATCTCTCAGAGGCAGATCTGGAGGTTTTATGGTCGGCGATTATCAATATGTTTGAGCATGACCACAGCGCAGCGCGAGGAAAGATGTGCATGCGCAGGCTCTATGTATTTCAGCATGATACGGTACTGGGAAACAGCCCGTCCCATGTGCTTTTCGACAAGATCTCTGTGAAAGAAAAAGAGAATATACTGCCGAGGTCTTTTGAAGATTATGAGGTTGCCGTGGACGAGCATATGCCGGCTGGCGTTAAATTGATTCAGAAACTATGA
- the cas8c gene encoding type I-C CRISPR-associated protein Cas8c/Csd1: MLIKALCDYYDILSKEGKVLPEGYSNVKIHYLIALSADGMIDEIIDCQKTEEVPAGKGKMKTRKVPAEMRMPQRTEKPGIESSIIEHRPTYIFGLNWEADAFSPDDRTNKARKSHEAFVEANLKFTEGLSSPVVTAYRKFLTDWKPEEETKNPWLLRLGKEYGKSGFAFCLSGSPDHLLHEDPEIKKKWEEQQAAGSRENDGVRVGQCAVTGDVAPIARIHSKIKGVYGGLATGSVLIGFNNDSENSYGNEQSYNSNISEMAMKKYTEALNYLLGNSRHKAMLDDMTVVFWAMSGEEAYQDLFSMLLMGTPDQMGAGQTEQMLKALMTDAANAQVAGERLQSLDGIDPNVDFYMLGLKPNSSRLSVKFILRRKYADVLWNIARFQKELQVTETVYSVPLWQIKNELISPKSKNDKVDPALMARLLEAIIYGSDFPGFLLNTMVRRVKTDSGNDDITPGRARIRAGVIKACINRNSAEEELKVALDRENQNQAYLCGRLFAVLEKLQQEASGNSLNRTIKDAYFASASSKPALIFPKLIRLAQNHLNKVKYPVVYNKLIGEILNGLNGEFPETLFLKDQGRFIVGYYQQYQSFFERTEKTEEEEEKE, encoded by the coding sequence GTGCTGATAAAGGCGTTATGCGATTATTATGATATCCTCTCAAAAGAGGGAAAGGTACTTCCCGAGGGATATTCCAATGTGAAGATCCATTACCTGATTGCCCTGTCGGCAGACGGAATGATTGATGAAATCATTGACTGTCAGAAAACGGAGGAAGTTCCGGCAGGAAAAGGGAAAATGAAAACGCGGAAGGTTCCAGCCGAGATGCGGATGCCCCAGAGAACGGAAAAGCCGGGAATTGAATCCAGCATAATCGAACACAGGCCAACGTACATTTTTGGCCTGAATTGGGAGGCGGATGCCTTTTCTCCGGATGATCGGACGAACAAGGCGAGAAAGTCTCATGAGGCTTTTGTGGAAGCCAACCTGAAGTTTACGGAAGGGCTTTCATCGCCGGTTGTGACGGCGTACAGGAAGTTTCTTACAGACTGGAAGCCGGAAGAAGAAACAAAAAATCCATGGCTCCTTCGCCTGGGGAAGGAATATGGAAAGTCCGGCTTTGCGTTCTGCCTGTCCGGAAGCCCGGACCATCTGCTTCATGAAGACCCTGAAATTAAGAAAAAATGGGAGGAACAGCAGGCTGCCGGGAGCCGGGAGAATGACGGGGTAAGAGTCGGCCAGTGTGCGGTAACGGGAGATGTGGCACCCATTGCCAGGATCCACAGTAAGATTAAAGGGGTTTACGGCGGACTTGCCACGGGAAGCGTGCTGATCGGCTTCAACAATGATTCGGAGAATTCTTATGGAAATGAGCAGTCTTACAACAGCAATATTTCCGAGATGGCGATGAAAAAATATACCGAGGCTCTGAATTACCTGCTCGGAAACAGCAGGCATAAGGCGATGCTGGATGATATGACCGTCGTGTTCTGGGCAATGAGCGGTGAGGAAGCGTACCAGGATTTGTTTTCCATGCTGCTTATGGGAACGCCGGATCAGATGGGGGCAGGGCAGACGGAACAGATGCTTAAGGCACTGATGACGGATGCTGCGAATGCACAGGTGGCAGGGGAGCGCCTTCAGTCTCTTGACGGGATTGACCCGAATGTGGATTTTTACATGCTGGGGCTGAAACCAAATTCTTCAAGACTTTCGGTAAAATTCATCCTGCGGAGAAAATATGCCGACGTGTTGTGGAACATTGCACGGTTTCAGAAAGAGCTTCAGGTGACGGAAACGGTATATTCTGTTCCCCTGTGGCAGATTAAAAATGAACTGATCTCACCGAAAAGCAAGAATGATAAAGTAGACCCGGCGCTGATGGCAAGGCTGCTGGAAGCGATTATTTACGGCAGCGATTTTCCGGGCTTTTTGTTGAATACCATGGTGAGGCGGGTAAAAACAGACAGCGGAAACGATGACATAACGCCGGGGCGTGCCAGGATCCGGGCCGGGGTCATTAAGGCATGCATCAATCGAAACAGTGCAGAGGAGGAATTAAAAGTGGCATTAGACCGAGAAAACCAAAACCAAGCGTATCTGTGCGGCAGGCTGTTTGCGGTGCTGGAGAAGCTTCAGCAGGAAGCCTCCGGCAATTCACTGAACCGGACAATCAAGGATGCCTATTTTGCGTCAGCTTCGTCGAAGCCAGCCCTGATATTTCCCAAATTGATCCGGCTGGCGCAGAATCATCTGAATAAGGTAAAATATCCGGTTGTCTACAATAAGCTGATTGGGGAAATACTGAACGGACTGAACGGGGAGTTCCCGGAAACGCTGTTCCTAAAGGATCAGGGACGGTTTATCGTAGGATATTACCAGCAGTACCAGAGCTTTTTTGAGCGGACGGAGAAAACAGAAGAAGAGGAGGAAAAGGAATAA
- the cas5c gene encoding type I-C CRISPR-associated protein Cas5 — MSYGFKIMVEGDYACFSRPELKVERVSYDVPTPGALEGMLKSVYWKPSIRYVLDKIIVFQAIDFVNIRRNEVKDKVLLSAVKSQMNKKGGDPCIYTAESRSQRASMVLKNVKYGIEFHFELTGLRNDQETDAENKHYNIIKRRLEKGQYFRTPCLGCSEFPVKRMELVEEFDEKLISREILDMGDVDLGYMSYKVVFADGGRPVNGDWENPRFSDRASTAYYRPHMVRGVIDVQKYREEIRC, encoded by the coding sequence ATGAGTTATGGATTTAAGATTATGGTAGAAGGGGATTATGCCTGCTTTAGCAGGCCAGAGCTTAAGGTGGAACGGGTGAGTTACGATGTGCCTACTCCGGGGGCCTTGGAGGGGATGTTAAAGAGCGTCTACTGGAAGCCCTCGATCCGATACGTATTGGATAAAATCATTGTTTTCCAGGCCATTGATTTTGTGAATATCCGGAGAAATGAGGTGAAGGATAAGGTCCTCCTCAGCGCCGTGAAAAGCCAGATGAATAAAAAAGGCGGAGATCCCTGCATTTACACAGCAGAAAGCAGAAGCCAGAGGGCATCCATGGTACTGAAGAATGTGAAATACGGGATCGAGTTCCATTTTGAGCTGACCGGGCTGCGAAACGATCAGGAGACGGATGCGGAGAACAAGCATTATAATATCATCAAGCGGAGACTGGAGAAGGGGCAGTATTTTCGGACTCCATGCCTGGGGTGCAGTGAGTTTCCCGTAAAGCGGATGGAACTCGTGGAGGAATTTGATGAGAAGCTGATCAGCAGGGAAATATTGGATATGGGCGATGTGGATCTGGGCTACATGAGCTATAAAGTCGTGTTTGCGGACGGAGGAAGGCCGGTCAATGGGGACTGGGAGAATCCACGCTTTTCCGACCGTGCATCGACGGCATATTACCGGCCGCACATGGTGCGGGGCGTGATTGATGTACAAAAATACAGGGAGGAGATACGGTGCTGA